AGCACCTCAAGCTAGCGTGTCTACCAATTCCACCACGACCGCGTGGTCCTTAGCGGAACGAACACAAAGATAGTATAATTTTTTGATTTTGGAAACTCTAGTTGAAAAATAATTGAAATTTTTTTTGCCTTGTCTCCCCGGCCTCTGTGCCGGGGTCGGCATTTTATTTGTCATTCCCGCCTACCTGTCCTCGCTTGACGGGGACGAGCGGGAATCTCCCTTCGTGCAAAAATGAAAAAAGACTCGATTTACATCGAGTCTTTTTCTGCGGTCGGACAGACTTGAACTGTCATGAGATTGCTCCCACTAGCACCTCAAGCTAGCGTGTCTACCAATTCCACCACGACCGCGTGGTCCTTAGCGGAACGGCACAAATTTAGTTTAAATGTTTGATCTTGTAAAGGGGGGTGCGCGCATTTTTATCAATTTTTTTGCGCGCGGGCTTTGCCTTATACCCCTTCAACAAGCTTGTCAAACACCTGTCCGCGGACTTTGTAGTTCTTGAACAGTCCAAAGCTTGCGCATGCGGGGCTCATAATGACCGTTCCGCCTTCGCCAATGTTCAAGCTGTCTGCAAATGCTTCCTCGAGTGTGGGGAAGATGGCGGTCTTGATTCCCGCTTCGTCCACGCCAGCCTTTTTTAAGTCGGCGAGCATGCGTTCGGCGGTCGCGCCGATGAGCGCCACGCGTTTCAGGTTCGGGCGCTGTTTTACGAGAATTTCAGAAAGCTCCGTGAAGTCGGCGTTCTTTTCGGAACCGCCGAGAATCAAAGCGAACGGGCGCTTCATGCTGCCTGTTGCCGCAATCGTTGCGTCCGGACGTGTGGCGTAGCTGTCGTTGTAGAATTCAATGCCGCGTTTTTCGCCCTTGAATTCCATGCGGAAGGGGAGAGTCTCGTAGCTCTTGAGCGCTTCGAACGCATCGGCGACTTTTACGCCCAAGGCCTTGCACGCAAGCGTTGCTGCAGCCATGTTTTCGAGCTGATAGATGCCACGCACTTTGCAATCGGCAAGGTACAAAGTCACACCGTCAATTGTAAGTGTTGCGCCGTCAATCACGGCGTCGCCATCACCATTGCTTGCTCCATCGGCAAGGCTTACGGCATACTTTGTCTTGGCCGGGCTTTCCGATGCAATCTTTGCTGTCGGTTCTGCATCTTTCAGATAAACGCAAGTGCTTTCGCGCTTTTGCCAACGAACGAGGTTTGCCTTGGCATCGCGGTATTCTTCAACGCTCTTGTGCCAGTCCAGATGTTCTGTCGAAACGCGTAATACAACGCCAACATCCGGGGATACGGACAAAGTCATCAACTGGAAACTCGAAAGTTCCAAAATGCTGATGCGGTCCGGAGTCTCGTCTTCGAGTAAGTCCAAAGCCGGCACGCCGAAGTTTCCGCCAATTTCGTTTTTGTGGCCGGTCTTCGTCAAAATGTGGCTGATCATGCTCACGGTAGAGCCCTTGCCGAGCGTTCCTGTGACACCCACCGTTGCTTTCGATTGAGTTTGTTCCAAGAATAGCTGAATCTGGCTCGTCATGAGCCCGCCGTTCATCTGGAAATGGAACAATTCCTGGCTCATCGGATAAACACCTGCCGAACGCACCACCGTCACGCAGTCCTTGAGACCGTCTAAATAGTTTTCGCCACTGCAAACATTGACGTTCACGCCTGCGGGCACTTCTGGGAGTGTCACCGGATTCTTGTCCATCACGACAATGTCTTTGACGCCTTCGCGGAAAAGGTAACGCAACGTGCTCTGGCCTTCAACGCCAAAACCTAAAATTCCAACTGGAGAAACAAGTGTATTCTGCATAAAAACCTCTAAAATTTTTCGCCTAAAAAATAGCAACCCTTACCACAAATGAGCGCCAAGGCCAATCATGAACATGTTCACATAACCGTTTTTCTTGAATGAATATCCGCCCATATACCTCAGTTTTAGGGCTAAATGTCCCTGAGTGCTAAATTTCGAGTCAACGCCTTTTTCAAAGCCGAAACGGAAATCGGTCTGGGCGCCTCCCAATATTAATCCTCCATACTCATTGGTTCCACCACCGCCAATGAATGGATGCAATTTGAAAATTTTTGAATCGTACAAGACGTAGCCCCAAGTGGCATAAAATCCTGTTGTTCCGGTCAATGCGACGATGCCTCTCTTGTATTGCAAGGCGAGTGCTGCGTGAAAACTTCCATCCGTAGCGGCGAATGCTTCTATGCCGATTCCGCCAGTATAAATTTTGAACTGAGCCGGGTCAAGATAATAATGATTGTCTGCTAAATTTTGTTCTAGAATTTCTTTTATCTGTACCACTTGCGGTATATATTTTGATTCCGGGAACTGGACTTTGAAAGAATCTAGCTGGCTAAAACTTTTTTTGTAAGCCTCTACGCTTGGTTCGGAGAGAATGGATATGCTCTGAATTGGGGTCCACCTGCATTTAGTGCGGCATCTAAAACCAAGCGGAAAATGTGCGATGATTTTAATTAACGCTTTTTGATCGGGCGAAACATTCGATTCTTCTATAAGATGCAGTTGTACTTTTACATTGTTAGAATCCTTTAAACTCATTCTTTTATTTAGATAGTCGCCCAAGACGTTTGGTGCCGACGGAAAATGTTTTACTTTGGGCTCATCGGTGATGTATTTGTTTATCCAGTGGTCTATGGCGAGGTCATATTTTTGCGCTATAAAGTAGAGCTGCAATTTTTCGTAATTGGTGATAAACGGGTCGTCTGGATTTTCCGGTTCGATAAGTTGCAGTAATTCGTCGGGTTCCAGATTCTCGTTCTTTAATGCGTTGTAGAGTAGGACTCTCGCGTTGTGCGTGGCTCTTTCATCTACGGCTATGTAGCTTAATAATGGGTTGGTTTCGAGGAAATCATCGGAATAGTTATCTTGTACAAAGTATGTGCCCGTCGATTGTGGATTGCCGCCTATGCTCTTTCTTTGCAGAATGTGTGTTAATGAATCCACTTCGGCAGAATTGGCGGATTGACTTGCTGAAAATCCAAAGCCGTAAACACAAAGTATTAAGAACAGAATAACTCTCATCATTTACTCAAAATACAAAAATCCGCCTTGCGATGCGCAGGGCGGACTTCTGAATGCGGTTTGACCGACTTGAAATCAAGTCAATCTAAACTTTTACTTGGCTTTCTTCTTGCCTTTCTTAGCTTTCGGGGCTTCTGCCGGAGCAGCAGCTTCAGGAGCCGGGGCGGCTTCTGCCTTCACTTCGGCAGCGGGAGCAGCCGGAGCTTCAGCCTTGACTTCAGCGGCAGCCGGTGCAGCAGGAGCTGCTTCAGCCGGGGCGTTGAAGGTTGCCGGGAGAACCGGCATTTCCGGAGCCTGTTCGGCTGCGTTTTCGCGGGTTGCCTTCTGCATGGTCGATTCTTCGACTGCCTGGTCCTGCTTAGCCGTGATGAGGCCAAGAGCGAAAACCACGATGAAGAAAATCACAGCAACGACACGAGTCAGCTTCTGGATGAAGGTCGCTGCGCCGGCGGTAGAAAATGCAGATTGCGAAGTCATGCCACCGAGACCTGCCAAACCGCCCATCTTATCGTTCTGAACGAGAACGAGGAGAGCGAGGAAAAAGCAGAGAAACACGTGGAGGACGATCAATACCCAAAAGAGAGTTGTCATTTGTGACGTTCCTTTCGTTAATATCGTTAAAAGTTACTTGGCTTCAGCAGCGTCGATGATTTCCTTGAAGGTGTTAGCCTTGAGGCCTGCACCACCAATGAGACCGCCGTCGATGTCCTTCTGAGCGAGAAGGCCAGCTGCGTTGGCACCCTTCATGGAGCCACCGTACTGAATGCGCATGCCTTCTGCAACAGCTTCGCCGTAGATTTCCTTAACAACGGAGCGGACGTAAGCCTGAGTTTCTTCAGCCTGTTCGTCGGTAGCGGTAACGCCAGTACCGATTGCCCAAACCGGTTCGTATGCGAGAACGCACTTAGCAGCGTCTTCAGCAGAAACGTCCTTGAAAGCGCCCTTGACCTGGAGGCCGAGAACTTCCTTGAGGATGCCGCCGTTGCGCTGGTCGAGAGTTTCACCAATGCAGATGATCGGCTTGAGGCCAGCTTCGAGAGTCTTCTTGACCTTGAGGTTCACGGTTTCTTCCGTTTCGTGGAAGTACTGACGCTGTTCGGAGTGACCGATGATCACGTATTCTGCACCGATTTCCTTGACCATGTCGATGGAAACCTTACCCGTGTATGCGCCCTGATCCTTCCAGTGGATGTCCTGGATAGCGAGCTTCACGTTCGTGCCCTTCACGACGTCTGCAACCTTAGCAGCAGCGAGGTAAGTCGGAGCGATCACGACTTCGGTCTTCTTCACGTCCTTGACGGCTTCCACGATATCCTTAGCGAGCTGAACGGATTCGCTAACGGTCTTGTTCATCTTCCAGTTACCAGCAATGATATACTGACGCATAATTAACTCCTTGAGAGGTTTAAAATTTAACGCGCGTAAATGTAGAAAAACCTCTTTCTGCTGTCACCCCGGACTCAGTTCCGGGGCCGCCTTTTTTATAAAAAAATCCCCTCGGCGGTTAAACCAAGGGGAGCAGTTGTTTATTTGTTTAGTTACTAGTTAGTAGTTGGTAGTTACTAGAGATTTTCATATTAAGATAATCTAGTAACTAGTAACTCAAAACTCTGAACTCAATAAACTAGTGATCGTACGTGCTAGAGCGAGAGGAGCTCGGAGCCGGAGATCCACCGTAGCGGTCACCTTCGATCTTGTCGAGAACCTTTTCGCCTTCGTAGCCCTTCAGACGAGCCTGTTCCGGGTACTTCCAGAAGAGACGCGTGATGAGCTTGCCTTCGCGAGTGAAGTATTCCCAGACCATGCCGTCAGCGGTTTCGTGATCGGGAGGTCCCCACAGAAGGTTCACCATGTCGGTCGTCATGCCTTCTTCGATGTAACCCTGCTTGAAGGTGTTCTGCAAGTGCTTGTCGATGCCCATGCTTTCCTTGGAAATGAAGTACTCGCGTTCGTATTCGTTCTGGCCGACGCCGCGTTCAATCAGCACGGGCGACGAATACTTGCTATTCGTACATCCAAAGAGCATGAGTGCACCAAAGGAAAGTGCGCACAGATGGGAAAATTTCATTGGATCTCCTTGTATTTGATGACCACAAAATAAGAATTTATTGCGCGAGTAGCTAAATAATTTTTAGATTTTACACTGAAATGAATAAGATTAACGTTTTGTTTAAAATTATTTTACTTAATGTTGCGATTTGGGGCTCATTGTGCTTTGGTGCGATAGGTGTCGACCAGTCTAATTTGGTTGGACTCCGTTATGGTCCGAACCTTTCCTGGGGCGGCATGATAAATACCCCGATAGTCTGGGGGCAGTGGGTGCCGCAGGCGAATGTCGGTTTGCGTTATACGTGGCTTGAACCCTTGGGACCGGTGAATTATGGCCAACCACTCGGCTTAGCCTCGGCATACCTCAAGATGGACGCCTCGGTCGAAGTTTCTCCGTTTTATGGGGGCTACCGCGCTGGGCTTGGTCTGCGTCCGTTCAAGGTGAACCCGCAAATTGAATTCAATTTCGTTTATGAAAGCTACTTTTATTTCAAGTCCAATTTGGAAATGGTCAATGCCGACGTAAAGGGGAAGGGCCATATTGCCGAAACTTGGAACTCTGAATACATCCTGGACCATGTGGGCAAATCGGACTCTTCTGATTTTGATTACGCACAACTTTTTGACATGAGCATCGACCTTAGCTACTCGTTGCCTCATGGCGGTTCCATTGGCGTTGGTGCCCATTATGTGCTCTCGGACATCAGCACGGATTTTGAAGGCAAAAGCTATGACTACGAACGCAATATTCCTGTGTTCAGCCGCGACTACATCATTGAAATCCAGAGCTTTGGCCGCTTCCCGGTGAACGACCTGGTGTCCATCCTTTACGAAGGCATGTACCTCAAAACCGGACTTTTGCGTAGCGGCGGAAGCGTCAGAAAGGAATCCCTGAGCTACCGAATGGTGCTTCTCGGGACCCATTTCTCATGGAATGACGGGCTTCGCAATTTTATCGTTAAAGCTGGTATGTGGAGGCGCGACAAGAAGCGCTTCTATAATGGCTCATTCGCTCAGCAATTGTTGATTCAGCTTGAGTATAAGGGGTATTTTTCGTTCCCCTTCCACAGCAATTTTTCCAAATAACTTGGGAACCGGTAAAAGAATCTTGGGCTTGACCGGTTTCTGCGTTGGGTCTGTCTCAAGAACTTTTTTGGGGTAAGCGGCACGAATCCACAGGCTTCCGCTGTAGTCTTCGCTAGACATGCTCGCGAGCGTAGGGAGGAGTTCCCCGGCGTAAGATTTCCAGTTGGCAACGGATATGTAGCGGGGCTTTTTCGGGGCGCCTCGCATGACCACCTTTTCAGGGTGGGGGAGTGAATCGACGACGACGCTCCACCAGGTGTTTGATACAGCTGTAGAAAGAACGTTGGGATTCTGGTCCGGCTTTGTGGAATCGGGACACTTGAAGTATCCGTTCGCCAAAAGCTCTAGATCGTCGAGTCTCAGGGGCGTCTTGCCGATATTTTCTCTGAGGTGGTGCAACCCGAGCTGCCTTTTGACCTTGCCTTCCTCGAATTCCATGTAGCGGAACTTGCCCGCCGTGATGTAGGTGAACGAGGGGCTGTCGTTTAGCTTTACAAAGAACGTATCAAGCGCATCATCGTGGTGGCGCCATTCGATAGAGGTGCTCGTCTTGTTTTTTTCTTCATTGACGAACTTTCCATCGATGTTTACAATCATGGACGAATTGGCCAGGAGTCGCGGACAGACTGTCTTCTTGACCCCCTGAGCCATCAATGGAATTATCGAAATGCAGATGGCGCTGACCGCCAATTTTGCGCTTTGAATCATGCAATTAAAATAGATAAATTTGCAGACTTTAAAGTTAAAGTTGCGTAAACTTGTATAAAAAGAAAACCCCGACCCATCCCAATGGCTGAAGGAAAGGCCGAGGTTTATGTTTTTTCAGGAAGAAATGTTTTTGTTTGCACTTGTCACCCCGGCCTGTCATCCCGGACTTGTTCCGGGACGAGGGGCGGCATACGCGGACTAAGCTTCTTCTTGGATAGCTTCGCCGTCACCGTCATCGCCAAGGTCAACGGCATCGTTTTCACCGAGCTTGAAGAGTTCCACGTCCTTCATGCTTTCACGAATCTTCTGTTCAATCTCGTTGCAGAGGTCTACGTTGTCCTTCAAGAAGAGGCGGGTGTTTTCACGACCCTGTCCGATGCGTTCATTGTTGTAGCTGAACCAGGAACCGCTCTTTTGGATGATGTCGA
The DNA window shown above is from Fibrobacter sp. UWB2 and carries:
- the murD gene encoding UDP-N-acetylmuramoyl-L-alanine--D-glutamate ligase, which translates into the protein MQNTLVSPVGILGFGVEGQSTLRYLFREGVKDIVVMDKNPVTLPEVPAGVNVNVCSGENYLDGLKDCVTVVRSAGVYPMSQELFHFQMNGGLMTSQIQLFLEQTQSKATVGVTGTLGKGSTVSMISHILTKTGHKNEIGGNFGVPALDLLEDETPDRISILELSSFQLMTLSVSPDVGVVLRVSTEHLDWHKSVEEYRDAKANLVRWQKRESTCVYLKDAEPTAKIASESPAKTKYAVSLADGASNGDGDAVIDGATLTIDGVTLYLADCKVRGIYQLENMAAATLACKALGVKVADAFEALKSYETLPFRMEFKGEKRGIEFYNDSYATRPDATIAATGSMKRPFALILGGSEKNADFTELSEILVKQRPNLKRVALIGATAERMLADLKKAGVDEAGIKTAIFPTLEEAFADSLNIGEGGTVIMSPACASFGLFKNYKVRGQVFDKLVEGV
- the secG gene encoding preprotein translocase subunit SecG, which produces MTTLFWVLIVLHVFLCFFLALLVLVQNDKMGGLAGLGGMTSQSAFSTAGAATFIQKLTRVVAVIFFIVVFALGLITAKQDQAVEESTMQKATRENAAEQAPEMPVLPATFNAPAEAAPAAPAAAEVKAEAPAAPAAEVKAEAAPAPEAAAPAEAPKAKKGKKKAK
- the tpiA gene encoding triose-phosphate isomerase, with protein sequence MRQYIIAGNWKMNKTVSESVQLAKDIVEAVKDVKKTEVVIAPTYLAAAKVADVVKGTNVKLAIQDIHWKDQGAYTGKVSIDMVKEIGAEYVIIGHSEQRQYFHETEETVNLKVKKTLEAGLKPIICIGETLDQRNGGILKEVLGLQVKGAFKDVSAEDAAKCVLAYEPVWAIGTGVTATDEQAEETQAYVRSVVKEIYGEAVAEGMRIQYGGSMKGANAAGLLAQKDIDGGLIGGAGLKANTFKEIIDAAEAK